The following proteins are encoded in a genomic region of Arthrobacter jiangjiafuii:
- a CDS encoding FUSC family protein, whose amino-acid sequence MHHLREFLAVPAGRGHRTPAVRVAAGLLIPLIVLLLLDRPDLTMCAIFGSLTGVFGRSEPHWRRLRHQAQSGALMCLTVVLGDAMSMAGRSDWEIVAAATLIAGCISVAADYLRVRPAGPFTYIFAFTATSAAPFTGSLAEASLTVAGSVLTALVLGIAGRVHARRHTPVLPRPPSQPADWGRILQHSGRYIAAVAAAGSLAVALGTGHSYWAMLAACAPLAAADAANARVRAGHFILGTYAGVLLSALLLQPDWTPVQLAVLLTLLQFAGEVYVIRHYALAMVFLTPVALLMTGFISEQPVWELTLDRALEATIGAVVAVAVVLLTTPKNRSEAAGTQPVNVLRR is encoded by the coding sequence ATGCACCACCTCCGTGAATTCCTCGCTGTCCCTGCCGGGCGCGGACACCGGACGCCCGCCGTCCGGGTTGCCGCCGGGCTGCTGATACCCCTGATCGTGCTCCTCCTGCTCGACCGCCCGGACCTGACCATGTGCGCCATCTTCGGCTCGCTGACCGGAGTGTTCGGCCGGTCGGAACCGCACTGGCGCCGGTTGCGGCACCAGGCCCAGTCCGGCGCCCTGATGTGCCTGACCGTGGTCCTCGGCGATGCGATGTCGATGGCCGGGCGCTCCGATTGGGAGATCGTGGCGGCAGCGACGCTTATCGCCGGCTGCATCTCCGTAGCCGCAGACTACCTCCGGGTCCGTCCCGCCGGACCGTTCACCTATATCTTCGCGTTCACCGCCACCTCCGCTGCCCCCTTTACCGGCTCCCTGGCCGAGGCATCGCTGACTGTCGCGGGCAGCGTCCTAACCGCCCTGGTGCTTGGCATAGCCGGCCGGGTGCATGCCCGCCGGCACACCCCTGTGCTGCCGCGGCCGCCGTCCCAGCCCGCGGATTGGGGGCGGATCCTGCAGCACTCCGGCCGCTATATTGCGGCCGTCGCGGCGGCGGGTTCCCTGGCCGTGGCACTGGGCACGGGACACAGCTACTGGGCGATGCTCGCCGCCTGCGCCCCGCTGGCCGCCGCTGACGCGGCCAATGCCCGGGTGCGGGCGGGCCACTTTATCCTCGGCACCTACGCCGGGGTGCTGCTGTCGGCGCTGCTGCTGCAGCCGGACTGGACCCCGGTGCAGCTGGCAGTGCTGCTGACGCTGCTCCAATTCGCCGGAGAGGTCTACGTGATCCGGCACTATGCCCTTGCCATGGTGTTCCTGACCCCGGTGGCCCTGCTGATGACCGGATTTATCTCCGAACAACCCGTCTGGGAGCTGACCCTGGACCGGGCGCTTGAGGCGACCATCGGGGCGGTGGTGGCCGTCGCGGTCGTCCTGCTGACTACACCGAAAAACCGCTCCGAAGCCGCCGGCACCCAGCCGGTGAACGTGCTGCGCCGCTAG
- a CDS encoding response regulator transcription factor, translating to MAEQPRILVVEDDRSLARMLADLLESEGYQVTLAFDGRRALHEGLTRPFDVLLLDRGLPAIEGLDVLARLRSKGVLAPALILSALGNPADRVEGLDRGAEDYLGKPFDIDELLARLRALRRRNISRTPVLPVPGGTLDTTGRTVTTGDGEVVVLSDREGALLEHLARRPAQVFTRGELLDTVFPDADDDGVVDTYVHYLRRKLGRQSVLTVRGLGYRLGVS from the coding sequence ATGGCCGAGCAGCCCCGGATCCTGGTCGTTGAAGATGACCGAAGCCTTGCCCGGATGCTCGCTGATCTGCTGGAGTCCGAGGGCTACCAGGTCACGCTGGCCTTCGACGGACGGCGGGCGCTGCATGAAGGGCTGACCCGCCCCTTTGACGTCCTGCTCCTGGACCGGGGACTGCCCGCGATCGAGGGCCTGGATGTCCTGGCCCGGCTCCGCAGCAAGGGGGTGCTGGCTCCGGCGCTGATCCTCTCCGCCCTGGGGAATCCCGCCGACCGCGTCGAGGGGCTGGACCGCGGCGCCGAGGACTACCTGGGCAAGCCCTTCGACATTGACGAGCTGCTGGCCCGCCTGAGGGCGCTGCGCCGCCGGAACATCAGCCGCACTCCGGTACTGCCCGTGCCCGGCGGCACGCTGGACACTACCGGGCGCACCGTCACCACCGGGGACGGGGAGGTGGTGGTCCTGTCCGACCGTGAGGGTGCCCTGCTGGAACATCTCGCCCGGCGGCCCGCGCAGGTGTTCACCCGCGGAGAGCTTCTGGACACCGTGTTCCCCGACGCCGACGACGACGGCGTGGTGGACACCTATGTGCACTACCTGCGACGCAAGCTGGGACGGCAGTCGGTCCTGACCGTCCGCGGCCTCGGCTACCGGCTCGGCGTGAGCTGA
- a CDS encoding sensor histidine kinase, which translates to MSGFPRPRGSREEAELRRASLRLAALFTALMVGLLGLGGLLVYGIVATQTRQAAEQTLESAVRNDSPRDVPLDVFLAVYDDGRLAVSRDMPAGLPDEQALAEVARDGTSRRGTVSVGGRTYEVLTARRGPDVVQAAVDTNEAAEQLRRLAWSLVVSVLTAGILAGAVSAVAARAAMRPLAESLALQRRFVADASHELRTPLTLLSTRAQLLRRRLADPRGQESGSAADEAAKQEAAIKAADDVVTDTKVLTGILEDLLVAADPRQPASTETVNLTAVARGAVGLLQPEAERRGLALELEAPASDVTVRGGQAALQRIFTALGDNAMDYARTRVRVSVGRSGREAVIAVEDDGPGFPPGFSSHAFDRFASARDSESGTGNESAAAPRHYGLGLALVAEIAARYGGTVRAATASEGRGARLEVRLPLAGKQAQL; encoded by the coding sequence ATGAGCGGATTCCCTCGTCCCCGCGGCAGCCGGGAGGAGGCCGAGCTGCGCCGGGCGTCCCTGCGCCTGGCCGCCCTGTTTACCGCCCTGATGGTGGGACTGCTGGGACTGGGCGGGCTGCTGGTCTACGGCATCGTGGCTACCCAGACCCGCCAGGCGGCGGAGCAGACACTGGAATCCGCCGTCCGGAACGACTCCCCGCGCGATGTCCCGCTGGACGTTTTCCTGGCGGTGTACGACGACGGCCGGCTCGCCGTCTCGCGCGACATGCCCGCCGGCCTTCCGGACGAGCAGGCCCTGGCCGAGGTGGCCCGTGACGGGACTTCCCGCCGCGGAACGGTCTCAGTCGGCGGCCGGACCTATGAAGTGCTGACCGCCCGCCGCGGCCCCGATGTGGTGCAGGCCGCGGTGGACACCAACGAGGCCGCAGAGCAGCTTCGCCGGCTGGCATGGTCCCTGGTGGTGTCCGTGCTGACGGCCGGAATCCTGGCCGGCGCCGTTTCGGCCGTTGCGGCACGGGCCGCGATGCGGCCGCTGGCGGAGTCGCTGGCCCTGCAGCGGCGGTTCGTCGCCGACGCCAGCCATGAACTGCGCACACCCCTGACCCTGCTCAGCACCCGGGCCCAGCTGCTGCGCCGCCGGCTGGCCGACCCCCGCGGCCAGGAATCCGGATCAGCTGCCGACGAGGCAGCCAAGCAAGAGGCAGCGATCAAAGCCGCTGACGACGTCGTCACCGACACCAAGGTCCTGACCGGCATCCTGGAAGACCTGCTGGTAGCCGCCGATCCGCGGCAGCCGGCAAGCACCGAAACGGTGAACCTGACCGCCGTGGCCCGCGGCGCCGTCGGGCTCCTGCAACCGGAGGCCGAGCGGCGCGGGCTGGCCCTGGAGCTGGAGGCACCGGCCTCCGACGTGACCGTGCGTGGAGGACAGGCCGCCCTGCAACGGATCTTCACCGCCCTGGGCGACAATGCCATGGACTACGCCCGGACGCGGGTTCGGGTTTCCGTGGGCCGCAGCGGCCGGGAGGCGGTGATCGCGGTGGAGGACGACGGCCCCGGCTTTCCGCCCGGGTTCAGCAGCCATGCGTTCGACCGGTTTGCCTCTGCCCGAGACTCCGAGAGTGGCACCGGAAACGAATCCGCTGCAGCACCCCGGCACTACGGGCTGGGACTGGCCCTGGTGGCGGAAATCGCCGCCCGGTACGGCGGTACAGTGCGGGCCGCGACGGCGTCGGAGGGCCGGGGCGCCCGGCTGGAGGTCCGCCTTCCGCTGGCGGGGAAGCAGGCCCAGCTCTAA
- a CDS encoding LysM peptidoglycan-binding domain-containing protein, which yields MSFSNTCGRHRADSGLWATLTSGKARTIGTTAAVVAAGSGLMLGLAAPASAGVTANDSAESYSAPAVAAAPAAASEAAAASTHVVVSGDTLSAIAATYGVTLDDVLALNGLALESVIYPGDVITYAGGAAVAVAAAAPAAAYAAPAAVEPAAADFSNISTQASSVTPAAASGAAVTGTNQIMLNSAYSQLGAAQDCTVLVEVALRAAGHSVGDLAPAQLAAYGTQVSDPQPGDMIYYADGGMGLAHIAIYTGNGQAIHSGWNGNQTVEQSANVGSGPVYYRVA from the coding sequence ATGTCTTTCAGCAATACTTGTGGACGCCACCGTGCCGATTCAGGACTGTGGGCCACACTCACCAGCGGTAAAGCGCGCACCATCGGCACCACTGCTGCCGTTGTCGCCGCCGGCTCCGGCCTGATGCTCGGCCTCGCGGCCCCCGCTTCTGCCGGCGTCACCGCCAACGACTCGGCCGAGTCCTACAGTGCCCCCGCCGTGGCAGCAGCACCGGCCGCAGCTTCTGAGGCCGCAGCCGCATCCACCCACGTAGTCGTCTCCGGCGACACGCTCAGCGCCATTGCCGCCACCTACGGCGTCACGCTGGACGACGTCCTCGCGCTGAACGGCCTGGCGCTGGAATCCGTCATCTACCCCGGTGATGTCATCACCTACGCCGGCGGTGCCGCTGTTGCCGTTGCCGCCGCCGCACCGGCCGCGGCCTATGCCGCACCGGCTGCTGTTGAGCCTGCCGCTGCAGACTTCAGCAACATCAGCACCCAGGCCTCTTCCGTTACCCCTGCCGCCGCATCCGGCGCAGCTGTCACCGGAACCAACCAGATCATGCTGAACTCCGCGTACTCCCAGCTGGGTGCCGCTCAGGACTGCACCGTCCTGGTTGAGGTTGCGCTCCGCGCAGCAGGCCACTCGGTCGGCGATCTGGCACCCGCACAGCTCGCTGCCTACGGAACCCAGGTTTCGGACCCCCAGCCCGGCGACATGATCTACTACGCCGACGGCGGCATGGGCCTGGCCCACATCGCCATCTACACCGGCAACGGCCAGGCCATCCACAGCGGATGGAACGGCAACCAGACTGTCGAGCAGAGCGCCAACGTCGGATCCGGCCCTGTCTACTACCGCGTAGCGTAA
- a CDS encoding GNAT family N-acetyltransferase: MEAGNRRTSVLETPRLILEPLVPGHAVEMVPVLAHPALYEFTGGRAPTVEELTHRYLLQSLGPGSRSRATDGSTQKPEPLDEPEIWLNWIIRTRNTALAAGFVQATVRRGGKTDNETTAELAWVVGRKHQGRGYATEAAQAMVIALTRCGVARFAASIHPGNGASAGVAERLGLLRTGIRDADGEDLWQCEAGPG, from the coding sequence ATGGAGGCTGGAAATCGCCGAACATCCGTCCTGGAAACACCACGGCTCATTTTGGAACCCCTGGTGCCGGGGCACGCCGTCGAAATGGTTCCGGTGCTCGCGCATCCCGCGCTGTATGAATTCACCGGTGGACGGGCCCCGACAGTGGAAGAACTCACTCACCGCTATCTCCTTCAATCACTCGGGCCGGGCAGCAGATCACGGGCAACCGACGGCAGTACACAGAAGCCCGAGCCGCTGGACGAACCCGAAATCTGGCTGAACTGGATCATCAGGACCCGTAACACGGCGCTGGCTGCGGGCTTTGTCCAGGCCACAGTTCGCCGCGGCGGAAAAACGGACAACGAAACAACGGCGGAACTGGCGTGGGTAGTGGGTCGGAAGCATCAGGGACGAGGCTATGCCACCGAGGCAGCACAGGCCATGGTAATTGCCCTGACCCGGTGCGGGGTGGCCCGTTTTGCCGCGAGCATCCATCCCGGCAACGGGGCCTCGGCGGGTGTTGCGGAACGGTTGGGACTACTGCGGACCGGAATCCGTGACGCTGACGGCGAGGACCTCTGGCAGTGTGAGGCCGGCCCAGGCTAG
- a CDS encoding response regulator, giving the protein MRLLIAEDDALLRAGLELLLQGEGFEVVGSADNAEDLLAAFEPGSADGAVLDVRMPPSFTNEGLRAALELRSLVPDFPVLVLSAYVEDRYASRLLASGAQGVGYLLKERVGNVGEFVDGLRRVLAGGTVMDPEVIAQLFSRRSTRDPVRSLTPREFEVLGLVAEGLGNTEIARTISVSETAVSKHIGNIFAKLGLSPSDTGHRRVLATLAYLRS; this is encoded by the coding sequence ATGCGCCTTCTGATCGCCGAGGATGATGCCCTGCTGCGCGCCGGGCTGGAACTGCTGCTGCAGGGTGAGGGCTTTGAGGTGGTCGGCTCCGCGGACAACGCCGAGGACCTGCTGGCGGCCTTTGAGCCCGGCAGCGCCGACGGCGCGGTCCTGGATGTCCGGATGCCGCCGTCGTTCACCAATGAGGGGCTGCGCGCCGCACTGGAACTGCGGTCCCTGGTGCCGGACTTCCCGGTGCTCGTCCTCTCCGCCTATGTGGAGGACCGCTATGCGAGCCGGTTGCTGGCCTCCGGAGCCCAGGGCGTGGGGTACCTGCTGAAGGAACGCGTGGGCAACGTGGGGGAATTCGTGGATGGCTTGCGGCGCGTGCTGGCCGGCGGCACCGTGATGGACCCGGAAGTTATCGCGCAGCTGTTCAGTCGGCGCAGCACCCGGGATCCGGTCCGGTCGCTGACGCCGCGGGAGTTCGAGGTGCTGGGGCTCGTGGCCGAAGGCCTGGGCAATACCGAGATCGCCCGGACCATTTCGGTATCCGAGACAGCGGTCAGCAAACACATCGGCAACATCTTCGCGAAGCTGGGCCTTTCCCCCTCGGACACCGGCCACCGCCGGGTGCTGGCCACGCTGGCGTACCTGCGGTCCTAG
- a CDS encoding sensor histidine kinase yields the protein MRFPDRSALDARLQALAFLLREGRAWLASLGMMLAALVLLPFLPLGVGLYGVPRLLQVLNQLAARAQGRAAGFAGAVIPFDRRRLSGRHSFGELAALVSAAETRRDVSWLLFHCAFALVAGVLAVGLPAAALLNVAAAPFWMLFPADAPLDLAFPVTSWASAGMTVLLGLAYGVAAWLLLPWMARRLGDGTLAILSPRRYAELSRRISDLSAARASALTAHAAELRRIERELHDGAQNRLVGVVMMLGLAQRAAETDPAAAVPFMARAQDAATEALAGLREAVHDIYPPILDELGLDGAASALTSRSPVPAALDARGLRRAPAAVESAAYFVLAEALTNAAKHSGASQIEVLLHTDSTQREDVLVVQVKDDGRGGAAVPAGDGAVVPVRGARNGRGTGLDGIARRAAAFGGKLILASPEGGPTVVRVELPCAF from the coding sequence GTGAGATTCCCCGACCGTTCCGCGCTGGACGCCCGCCTCCAGGCCCTGGCCTTCCTCCTGCGGGAGGGCAGGGCCTGGTTGGCGTCCCTGGGGATGATGCTGGCGGCCCTGGTGCTGCTGCCGTTTCTCCCGCTGGGGGTCGGCCTCTATGGGGTACCGCGCCTGCTTCAGGTCCTGAACCAGCTGGCAGCCCGGGCCCAGGGGCGGGCCGCCGGGTTCGCCGGCGCCGTCATTCCCTTTGACCGCCGCCGCCTGTCCGGCCGGCATTCCTTTGGAGAGCTGGCTGCCCTGGTGAGCGCCGCCGAAACCCGGCGCGACGTTTCCTGGCTGCTGTTCCACTGTGCTTTTGCCCTGGTGGCAGGCGTCCTTGCCGTGGGCCTGCCTGCAGCTGCCCTTCTTAATGTGGCGGCAGCGCCGTTCTGGATGCTGTTTCCGGCGGACGCTCCGCTGGACCTGGCGTTCCCGGTCACCAGCTGGGCGTCCGCGGGAATGACGGTGTTGTTGGGCCTGGCCTACGGCGTTGCCGCCTGGCTGTTGCTGCCGTGGATGGCGCGGCGCCTCGGGGACGGGACGCTGGCCATCCTGTCGCCGCGGCGGTACGCCGAGCTGTCCCGCCGGATCTCCGACCTTTCCGCCGCCCGGGCCAGCGCGCTCACCGCCCACGCTGCCGAGCTGCGCCGGATTGAGCGGGAACTGCACGACGGCGCGCAGAACCGGCTGGTCGGCGTCGTCATGATGCTCGGACTGGCCCAGCGCGCGGCCGAGACCGACCCCGCAGCCGCCGTGCCTTTCATGGCCCGCGCCCAGGACGCCGCCACCGAGGCCCTGGCCGGCCTGCGCGAAGCCGTTCATGACATCTATCCGCCCATCCTGGACGAGCTGGGACTGGACGGGGCTGCCTCGGCACTGACCAGCCGGTCACCGGTTCCGGCCGCGCTGGACGCCCGCGGGCTGCGGCGGGCTCCGGCCGCCGTGGAATCGGCAGCGTACTTTGTCCTGGCCGAAGCCCTCACGAACGCCGCGAAACACTCGGGCGCCTCACAGATTGAGGTTCTCCTGCACACCGATTCGACGCAGCGGGAGGATGTCCTGGTGGTCCAGGTCAAGGACGACGGGCGCGGCGGCGCCGCAGTGCCGGCCGGGGATGGCGCCGTCGTCCCGGTCCGGGGTGCGCGGAACGGCCGGGGCACCGGACTGGACGGCATCGCCCGCCGGGCCGCTGCCTTTGGCGGCAAACTAATCCTGGCCAGCCCCGAGGGCGGACCGACTGTAGTAAGGGTGGAACTGCCATGCGCCTTCTGA
- a CDS encoding ABC transporter ATP-binding protein, translating into MVSDTTAPSDTTAYPAAPALQLHRVSKSYRSGTTVVPALRDVTLTVPPATFTAVMGPSGSGKSTLLQCAAGLDAPDSGQVLLGNTEISRLRSKALTRFRRDHVGFVFQSYNLLPQLSVARNVTLPLLLAGRAPDPAWLGYVLEAVGLGGLGERKPQELSGGQQQRAAIARALITRPEAVFADEPTGALDSATARQVLDLLRHTVSELGQTVVMVTHDPVAACAADNIIFLADGHLDGSMANASVRDVTERVAYLGER; encoded by the coding sequence ATGGTTTCCGATACCACCGCACCTTCCGATACCACCGCCTACCCCGCAGCCCCTGCCCTCCAGCTGCACCGAGTGTCCAAAAGCTACCGCTCCGGCACCACCGTTGTGCCGGCCCTCCGCGACGTGACCCTGACCGTCCCGCCCGCCACTTTCACCGCGGTCATGGGCCCCTCCGGATCCGGCAAAAGCACGCTGCTGCAGTGTGCCGCCGGCCTGGATGCCCCGGACAGCGGTCAGGTATTGCTGGGCAACACCGAGATTTCCCGGCTGCGCAGCAAGGCCCTGACCCGGTTCCGCCGCGACCACGTGGGTTTCGTCTTCCAGTCCTACAACCTCCTGCCCCAGCTGTCGGTGGCCCGGAACGTCACCCTGCCGCTGCTGCTGGCCGGCCGCGCCCCCGACCCGGCATGGCTCGGGTACGTCCTGGAGGCCGTGGGACTGGGCGGACTGGGGGAGCGCAAGCCTCAGGAACTCTCCGGCGGCCAGCAGCAGCGGGCGGCAATCGCCCGGGCACTGATTACCCGCCCGGAGGCAGTCTTCGCCGATGAACCCACCGGAGCACTCGACTCCGCCACCGCCCGCCAGGTCCTGGACCTGCTGCGCCACACGGTATCGGAACTGGGACAGACCGTAGTCATGGTGACTCATGATCCGGTGGCCGCCTGCGCGGCAGACAACATTATTTTCCTCGCCGACGGGCACCTGGACGGCAGCATGGCCAACGCCAGCGTCCGGGATGTCACCGAACGCGTGGCCTATCTGGGAGAGCGCTGA
- a CDS encoding ABC transporter permease: MWTLAKASIRHNRGGFAGVFVAVFLCAALMTGMGVLIESGLRGGTEVQRLRGADVVVGAPQSMPVPEDVAAPFPERVLLPETVVDEIAAVSGVQRAVGTYSLPLLTGTGQSVDASAWETAELAPYGLVSGREPRVEAEVVVDESFGVAPGDRVELSHGGVPASYTVSGIAATENSPANNSPAHPAVFLSSAGAAALWPHGGTVAAVGVLAEPGVAAEELSAAIEGQVAGVVGYTGNARGDVESLGGSAARSMLLLLSSSLAGVALMTAVFVTAGTLSLSILQRRREFALLRAVGAGSGQTLGLVAREVALVAGGAAVLGAAPGYGLAHLLARQFAAGGILPEDFALAYSPLPALAAVLLGVGSAVGASLFCARGTVRTAPTTALREAATESPRLGRRRVMTGLVLLGTGLVSALAPLAVPGLAGLTAAAASALLLIIAAGVLGPWIVTGTLRLAGPVLRRSPSASMVLAGANASAFPRRLAAGIVPLALAVALGSVQLFMPATIETEAGRQSRDGMVAGYLVSAPASGISADLAARVAELPGVDGVTPVVRSAVLAGTRVLGMDDAVEAYAVQGVEPQGVDRALDLGVSRGSLERLAEPGTVALSEDLARQSGADVGKDFGFHFGDGTEATAVVVAVYERGLGFGDVTVANDTLREHTSTGLNDYLLVSSQEDPRELSDAVAALGLTLLDREGMGAAGAQERNAQSWINVVALLVLLGYVGLSVVNTLVMATARRRPELELLRALGASDRQLRRMTGVESGLMVLAAVVLGTVLALPPLAGIAFSVSGQPVPTVVPLVYAVIAGTAAVLGLGSVAVATHAALRPVRTG; encoded by the coding sequence ATGTGGACCCTCGCCAAAGCTTCAATCCGGCACAACCGCGGCGGGTTCGCCGGAGTGTTTGTGGCCGTGTTCCTCTGCGCCGCCCTGATGACCGGCATGGGTGTGCTGATCGAATCCGGGCTGCGCGGCGGCACGGAGGTCCAGCGGCTGCGGGGAGCCGACGTCGTCGTGGGCGCCCCGCAGTCGATGCCCGTTCCCGAAGATGTGGCGGCGCCCTTTCCCGAACGGGTCCTGTTGCCCGAAACCGTGGTGGACGAGATAGCGGCCGTGTCCGGCGTGCAGCGGGCGGTCGGCACGTACAGCCTTCCCCTGCTCACCGGGACCGGCCAGAGCGTTGACGCATCCGCCTGGGAAACTGCGGAACTGGCACCGTATGGTCTGGTTTCGGGCCGGGAACCGCGCGTGGAAGCGGAAGTCGTCGTGGATGAATCCTTTGGGGTCGCCCCGGGCGACAGAGTTGAACTCTCACATGGGGGAGTACCTGCCTCGTACACGGTCTCCGGTATCGCCGCCACGGAGAACTCCCCAGCGAACAACTCCCCAGCCCACCCCGCTGTCTTCCTGAGCTCCGCCGGCGCAGCTGCGCTCTGGCCCCACGGGGGCACGGTTGCTGCCGTGGGCGTACTGGCCGAGCCCGGGGTCGCTGCGGAGGAGCTGTCCGCCGCGATCGAAGGCCAGGTGGCCGGCGTCGTGGGCTATACCGGCAACGCGCGCGGCGATGTGGAGTCGCTGGGGGGATCGGCAGCCCGGTCCATGCTCCTGCTGCTGAGCAGTTCGCTGGCCGGGGTAGCCCTGATGACCGCGGTGTTTGTTACGGCAGGCACGCTGTCGCTCTCCATCCTGCAGCGCCGGCGCGAGTTTGCGCTGCTGCGTGCGGTGGGAGCAGGATCCGGACAGACCCTGGGCCTGGTGGCCCGGGAGGTGGCGCTGGTTGCCGGGGGCGCAGCGGTGCTGGGCGCGGCGCCCGGGTACGGGCTGGCGCATCTGCTGGCGCGGCAGTTCGCTGCCGGCGGCATCCTCCCCGAGGACTTCGCCCTGGCCTACAGTCCGCTTCCGGCGCTCGCAGCCGTACTCCTGGGTGTGGGGAGTGCCGTGGGCGCCTCGCTCTTCTGCGCCCGCGGCACTGTCCGGACGGCACCGACCACGGCACTGCGGGAGGCAGCCACCGAGTCTCCACGCCTGGGCAGGCGCCGGGTCATGACCGGCCTGGTGCTGCTGGGAACGGGATTAGTGTCTGCCCTCGCCCCGCTTGCCGTGCCTGGCCTCGCCGGCCTGACCGCCGCTGCAGCCAGCGCGCTGCTGCTGATCATCGCCGCCGGCGTCCTGGGTCCGTGGATCGTGACCGGGACTCTGCGGCTCGCCGGACCGGTGTTGCGCCGCAGCCCCTCGGCGTCGATGGTCCTGGCGGGGGCCAACGCGTCGGCCTTTCCGCGCCGGCTGGCCGCCGGAATCGTCCCCCTGGCCCTGGCCGTGGCCCTGGGATCGGTGCAGCTGTTCATGCCGGCCACCATCGAGACCGAAGCCGGACGGCAGTCCCGCGACGGCATGGTTGCCGGATACCTGGTCAGCGCCCCCGCTTCGGGGATCTCGGCCGACCTGGCCGCCCGGGTCGCCGAACTGCCCGGCGTCGACGGCGTCACGCCGGTGGTGCGGTCGGCGGTGCTGGCTGGAACCCGAGTCCTGGGCATGGATGACGCCGTGGAAGCCTACGCGGTGCAGGGGGTCGAACCGCAGGGTGTGGACCGGGCCCTTGACCTGGGCGTAAGCCGGGGGTCGCTGGAGCGGCTGGCCGAACCCGGGACCGTTGCCCTGAGCGAAGACCTTGCCCGGCAGTCCGGTGCGGATGTAGGGAAGGACTTCGGATTCCACTTCGGCGACGGCACCGAGGCGACTGCCGTCGTCGTCGCCGTCTATGAGCGCGGGCTGGGATTCGGTGACGTGACCGTCGCCAACGACACCCTGCGCGAGCACACCTCCACCGGCCTGAACGATTACCTGCTGGTGTCATCGCAGGAGGATCCGAGAGAGCTGTCCGACGCCGTCGCCGCCCTGGGCCTGACACTGCTGGACCGTGAGGGAATGGGCGCCGCCGGAGCGCAGGAACGAAACGCGCAGTCCTGGATCAACGTTGTCGCCCTGCTGGTCCTGCTGGGCTACGTGGGATTGTCGGTGGTGAACACCCTGGTCATGGCGACAGCCCGGCGCCGTCCGGAGCTGGAGCTGCTGCGGGCGCTGGGAGCCTCGGACCGGCAGCTGCGGCGGATGACAGGCGTGGAGTCGGGGCTGATGGTGCTCGCTGCCGTGGTGCTTGGAACAGTCCTGGCGCTGCCGCCGCTGGCGGGTATCGCGTTCAGCGTGTCCGGACAGCCGGTCCCGACCGTCGTGCCGCTGGTCTACGCGGTGATTGCCGGAACGGCGGCGGTCCTGGGCCTGGGCTCGGTGGCCGTGGCGACGCACGCCGCGCTGCGGCCGGTGCGGACGGGGTGA